One genomic segment of Elusimicrobiota bacterium includes these proteins:
- the xerD_5 gene encoding Tyrosine recombinase XerD, translated as MTAGAGLLARFLAHLRVERGLSLATQTAYRRQIEGYLRDVAKQGASLAESTKETIVAYIGSRQRAGLKPSSVFHLALAIRQFHRFLFAEKYLGIDPSAGMKLPKFEHTVPEPLSVVQIGVLLTPSVSRKFAVVKTQTMITAAYSLGLRVSELVNLNAGDVNFEEGYVRVRRGKGGQDRIIPFGQTLKNALKCYIEMRSEQSNLTLPHLFLSTRGRPISRGTFWWLLKRWANRAGIKGRVSPHQLRHSFATHLLAGGANIRGIQAALGHKDIRQTQRYSHVDISFLRKTLTHLPMS; from the coding sequence TTTTGGCGAGGTTCCTCGCCCACTTGCGCGTGGAGCGCGGGCTTTCACTCGCCACCCAAACGGCCTACCGCCGCCAGATTGAAGGCTACCTCCGTGACGTCGCCAAACAAGGCGCCTCCCTCGCCGAGTCCACGAAAGAAACCATCGTGGCGTATATTGGATCGCGTCAACGCGCTGGCCTTAAACCGAGTTCGGTTTTTCACCTCGCGCTGGCTATCCGCCAATTCCACCGGTTCCTGTTCGCGGAAAAATATCTCGGAATCGATCCTAGCGCGGGAATGAAACTTCCTAAATTTGAACACACTGTTCCTGAGCCTTTGTCTGTAGTCCAAATCGGTGTGCTTCTAACTCCATCGGTTTCTCGTAAATTTGCAGTCGTGAAAACGCAGACCATGATCACCGCCGCATACAGTTTGGGGTTGCGGGTTTCGGAGTTGGTGAATCTCAATGCTGGCGATGTTAATTTCGAAGAAGGGTATGTCCGTGTGCGTCGAGGCAAGGGCGGTCAGGATCGAATTATCCCATTCGGGCAAACCCTAAAAAATGCGCTCAAGTGTTACATTGAAATGAGGAGCGAACAATCAAATCTAACGTTGCCTCACCTTTTCTTGAGCACAAGAGGAAGGCCGATCAGCCGAGGAACGTTCTGGTGGCTACTGAAGCGGTGGGCGAATCGAGCCGGGATTAAGGGACGCGTCTCACCGCATCAGCTTCGGCATTCATTCGCGACTCATCTATTAGCTGGCGGGGCAAACATCAGAGGCATTCAAGCAGCCCTAGGACATAAGGATATCCGTCAAACTCAGAGATATTCCCATGTTGATATATCTTTCCTACGAAAAACCCTGACTCATCTTCCAATGTCTTGA
- the silP gene encoding Silver exporting P-type ATPase gives MNNTIGQAIKDPVCGMTIDPKEVAGRKVYKGETYYFCSTNCLKKFEQNPERYVSTETHNHGCCGAKVPPSVEQPSTEKLQKKTTYTCPMHPEIVRDAPGSCPICGMALEPVMASAEEEENPELKDMSRRFWVSAALTVPAVLMAMSEMIPGQPLQHWFSGRFSMWAQMAVTTPVILWGGWPFFVRGWASIKNKSLNMFTLIAIGTGAAYVYSVIATLFPNLFPEAYRTHGGGVAVYFEAGAVITTLVLLGQVLELRARSQTNSAIKALLGLAPKTARVISSDGTESDIPLEHVKPGDHLRVRPGEKIPVDGIVLEGESSIDESMVTGEPIPVHKTKDDKVTGGTVNGSGGFVMKAERVGSETLLAQIVKMVGEAQRSRAPIQRLADYIASYFVPIVILVAVISFVIWGLVGPAPSWGYALVNAVAVLIIACPCALGLATPMSIMVGTGRGASAGVLIKNAEALELMEKVDTLVVDKTGTLTVGKPRVVSLVGLNGHSEDEILGLAASLERGSEHPLASAIVAAAQEKKLALSQTKDFKSVTGKGVIGVIDGKQIAIGNAPLLEQLGVAASESKDKAEEMRREGQTAMFIVVDNQLAGILGVADPIKESSKEAIQILQKQGIHVVMLTGDSRTTAEAVAKKLGIDKVEAETLPHQKIEVVKRFQAEGKIVAMAGDGINDAPALAQANVGIAMGTGTDVAMESARMTLVKGDLRGIARAYRLSQGTMRNIRQNLFFAFIYNVLGVPVAAGILYPFTGLLLSPMIAAAAMTLSSVSVIGNALRLRKLSL, from the coding sequence ATGAACAACACGATAGGACAAGCGATTAAAGATCCGGTTTGCGGAATGACCATTGACCCCAAAGAGGTGGCCGGCCGGAAAGTGTATAAGGGTGAAACTTATTATTTCTGCAGCACCAATTGCCTTAAGAAGTTTGAGCAGAATCCCGAAAGGTATGTTTCTACTGAAACTCATAATCACGGATGCTGTGGAGCCAAAGTCCCGCCATCGGTTGAGCAGCCCTCAACGGAGAAACTGCAAAAGAAAACAACCTACACCTGTCCCATGCACCCAGAGATCGTAAGGGACGCGCCCGGATCTTGCCCCATTTGCGGCATGGCGCTGGAACCGGTAATGGCATCAGCCGAAGAGGAAGAAAACCCCGAGCTAAAAGACATGTCGCGACGTTTCTGGGTGAGCGCCGCCTTGACGGTGCCTGCCGTTTTGATGGCGATGTCCGAGATGATTCCTGGGCAACCACTTCAACATTGGTTTTCCGGTCGGTTCTCGATGTGGGCACAAATGGCCGTGACGACTCCTGTCATTTTATGGGGTGGCTGGCCTTTTTTTGTGCGGGGGTGGGCGTCAATTAAGAACAAAAGTCTCAATATGTTCACGTTAATCGCCATCGGCACTGGCGCGGCCTATGTGTACAGCGTGATCGCCACTCTTTTTCCCAATTTATTTCCCGAAGCATACCGAACTCATGGCGGCGGGGTAGCCGTTTATTTTGAGGCCGGCGCCGTCATCACAACACTCGTTCTCTTGGGCCAAGTGCTGGAGCTTCGTGCGCGAAGCCAGACGAACAGCGCCATCAAGGCCCTATTGGGTCTCGCGCCCAAAACCGCGCGAGTCATAAGTAGCGATGGAACTGAAAGCGATATCCCGCTCGAACATGTGAAGCCGGGTGACCATTTGCGAGTTCGGCCTGGAGAGAAGATCCCCGTCGATGGCATTGTTTTGGAAGGAGAAAGCTCGATTGATGAGTCGATGGTGACCGGTGAACCTATCCCAGTCCACAAGACCAAAGACGACAAGGTAACGGGCGGAACGGTCAATGGGTCGGGCGGATTTGTGATGAAAGCGGAACGTGTCGGTAGCGAAACGTTGCTCGCGCAGATTGTGAAGATGGTGGGAGAGGCGCAAAGAAGTCGCGCACCGATTCAGCGGTTGGCAGACTATATTGCGTCTTACTTTGTACCTATCGTTATACTCGTTGCAGTAATTTCGTTTGTTATCTGGGGTCTCGTGGGTCCTGCGCCGAGCTGGGGATATGCGCTCGTGAATGCCGTGGCTGTCTTAATCATCGCCTGCCCTTGCGCATTGGGACTCGCGACGCCGATGTCGATTATGGTTGGAACCGGCCGCGGAGCTTCCGCTGGAGTTCTAATTAAAAACGCAGAAGCGCTTGAGTTAATGGAAAAAGTTGACACGCTGGTCGTCGACAAAACGGGCACGCTAACTGTTGGAAAACCTCGGGTTGTTTCTCTTGTCGGATTAAATGGCCATTCCGAAGATGAAATATTGGGTTTGGCTGCCAGCCTTGAACGAGGAAGCGAACATCCATTAGCGTCGGCGATTGTCGCCGCCGCACAGGAAAAGAAATTGGCCTTGTCTCAAACGAAGGATTTCAAGTCCGTCACCGGAAAAGGCGTGATTGGCGTGATCGATGGCAAACAAATCGCCATAGGGAACGCGCCATTGTTAGAGCAACTCGGTGTTGCGGCGAGTGAGTCAAAAGACAAAGCGGAGGAAATGCGCCGGGAAGGCCAGACTGCGATGTTCATCGTGGTTGACAATCAATTGGCGGGGATTTTGGGTGTGGCCGATCCCATTAAAGAATCATCCAAAGAGGCGATTCAAATTCTTCAAAAGCAAGGCATCCATGTTGTGATGTTAACAGGCGATAGTCGCACCACCGCAGAGGCCGTCGCCAAAAAGTTAGGCATCGATAAAGTTGAAGCGGAAACACTGCCTCACCAGAAAATTGAGGTAGTAAAGCGGTTTCAGGCTGAAGGAAAAATTGTCGCGATGGCCGGGGATGGCATCAATGACGCGCCAGCCTTGGCGCAGGCCAACGTGGGCATCGCGATGGGCACCGGAACCGATGTGGCGATGGAAAGCGCCCGGATGACGCTCGTGAAGGGAGATCTCAGAGGCATTGCCCGCGCCTATCGACTCAGCCAAGGCACGATGCGGAACATCCGCCAAAATCTGTTCTTCGCCTTCATCTACAACGTTCTCGGCGTTCCAGTTGCCGCAGGAATTCTCTATCCCTTCACAGGATTGTTGTTGAGTCCGATGATCGCGGCGGCGGCGATGACGCTCAGCTCGGTATCAGTGATCGGTAACGCGCTTCGATTGCGAAAATTAAGCCTGTAA